The following proteins are encoded in a genomic region of Spirosoma sp. SC4-14:
- a CDS encoding M1 family aminopeptidase, translating to MFFELFRFELAYRLKRPATYLYALILFLFTFLFVIYGNGPASEKTNINSPYAISQFVVVLTIFGMLIASAIMGVPIYRDIEHNTKNYFFSFPITERGYVLGRFFGSFVTLLGIMAIGMLGIVIGSLLGPVFNLADNVDRFGPIRFRDYAYPFLLFVVPNMFLVGSIFFGLVAFSRQVFTTYAGSILLFIAYLLGATLSQDLENKHLVNLLDPFGSYAYDAATKYWSPVEQNSLLAPVEGDLLTNRIIWSVVGLFVFALTLLRFDFSRFLAVKLGRKSKAESIHETAPTLASLPTPKPIFRTGVYVRQMFRQAWLEFGNIVRDPYFIAILIGAILFLFLDGWFGNQIYGTPSLPTTYAMLEARNGTFFFFVLIVLIFYTGEVVHRDKVVHYDSIADALPVPDWMNYGSKLLSMIYVCLLLCTLIMVSGVVNQTVKGYFNYEFPLYIKDVYGIAFTQYFQLIMLAFFIHTLVNQKFVGHIVTLATYIVIWAVPQFAEFNYRLALPFSGGGVQISDMNGFGHYLTALFSFRLYWYAFGGLLLVLALWFWNRGANTSLKARWQLARQRMGRMSMILFALCLVAFVSMGAWIYTNVSVKNRYLSADERRELQATFEKTYHKYANRLQPKITSANVNVDVFPDEFKAVASGSFTIVNKGNHPLDSLHLTLPADNFHRKLTSFTINGQAPRLILDDNDLGYYIYRLPQQLNPGDTARMEMVVTGQYVGFSNSGDSRDVLANGTFFNVGIFPSFGYDESLELTSDKYRKKYDLPIKQWALPAQNDPAGLRDFLFTDDADWVTFQGTISTTPDQVAVMPGQLQKTWVQKGPDGKPRKYFRYKLPGFSDYFFSMCSAKYGIKRDTWTGSDGQTVALEVYHHPGHDRNLDRFIASMKASLSYYTKNYAPYPYPVLRVLEFPRYASFAQSFPTTVPYSEEFGWVGDFRDPDKTDYAYYVTAHEVAHQWWGHQIMPSRTRGANQISETMAEYSALMVLKQRYSADAMPKFLKYSLDRYLSGRANEDKFEATMLNNDTRSYVWYQKGSMLMYALQDYIGEERVNQAMNNYMKAARFRQKAPFTTSLEWYSFLKAATPDSLKPWLTDNFEKLTLYDNRITKAEAKSVGNGQYKVKLYVRSATEYYDKAGKEIAKGKAPVIADIAVLADDSKNKDGLTMKVPLFMQKRSLTPGEHVIEVTVKGKPSKAGIDPYNKLIDRVSDDNVVKVDLL from the coding sequence ATGTTTTTCGAATTATTCCGCTTCGAACTGGCCTACCGACTTAAGCGACCGGCTACCTACCTCTATGCCCTGATTCTGTTTCTATTTACGTTTCTGTTTGTGATTTATGGCAATGGGCCGGCTTCCGAAAAAACAAACATCAACTCGCCGTATGCCATCAGCCAGTTTGTGGTTGTGCTAACCATTTTTGGGATGCTGATTGCATCGGCTATTATGGGCGTGCCGATTTACCGCGATATAGAACACAATACAAAAAACTACTTTTTTAGCTTTCCCATCACCGAACGGGGTTATGTGTTGGGTCGTTTTTTCGGATCGTTTGTGACCTTGCTAGGCATCATGGCCATTGGCATGTTAGGTATTGTGATTGGCTCGTTACTGGGTCCCGTTTTTAACCTGGCCGACAATGTCGACCGATTTGGGCCGATTCGTTTTCGTGATTATGCCTACCCGTTTCTGCTATTTGTAGTGCCCAATATGTTTCTGGTCGGGAGTATTTTTTTCGGGCTGGTTGCGTTCTCCAGGCAGGTATTCACGACATATGCCGGTAGTATTTTGCTGTTTATTGCCTATTTGCTGGGCGCTACTCTGTCGCAGGATCTGGAAAATAAACATCTCGTCAATTTGCTCGATCCGTTTGGATCATATGCCTACGATGCGGCTACCAAATACTGGTCGCCGGTCGAACAAAATTCCTTGTTGGCACCAGTGGAAGGCGATCTGTTAACCAATCGGATAATCTGGTCGGTGGTTGGCTTGTTCGTATTTGCACTGACCCTGCTGCGTTTTGATTTTTCGCGGTTTCTGGCGGTTAAATTAGGTCGGAAGAGCAAGGCCGAAAGCATCCACGAAACAGCACCCACGCTGGCAAGTTTACCAACTCCCAAACCGATTTTTCGGACGGGAGTGTATGTTCGGCAGATGTTCCGGCAGGCCTGGCTTGAGTTTGGGAATATTGTTCGAGACCCGTATTTCATTGCTATTCTGATCGGGGCAATTTTATTTCTGTTTTTAGATGGCTGGTTTGGAAATCAGATTTACGGTACGCCCTCATTGCCAACGACCTACGCCATGCTCGAAGCTCGCAACGGTACATTTTTCTTCTTCGTTCTGATTGTTCTCATTTTCTATACCGGCGAAGTGGTTCATCGCGATAAGGTGGTTCATTACGATAGCATTGCCGATGCATTGCCCGTGCCCGACTGGATGAACTACGGTTCGAAACTGCTGTCGATGATCTATGTTTGCCTGCTGCTCTGTACACTTATTATGGTATCGGGGGTAGTTAATCAGACCGTAAAAGGCTATTTCAATTACGAGTTTCCGCTCTACATCAAAGACGTTTACGGCATTGCTTTTACACAGTATTTTCAGTTGATCATGCTGGCGTTTTTCATCCACACACTGGTCAACCAGAAGTTTGTAGGGCATATTGTTACACTGGCGACCTATATTGTTATCTGGGCTGTTCCGCAGTTTGCCGAGTTCAATTACCGACTGGCGTTGCCTTTTTCGGGAGGAGGAGTTCAGATTTCAGATATGAACGGGTTCGGGCATTACCTGACAGCTTTGTTCTCCTTCCGGCTCTATTGGTATGCCTTTGGTGGATTGCTGCTGGTGCTGGCGCTTTGGTTCTGGAACCGTGGTGCCAACACGAGTCTGAAAGCCCGCTGGCAGCTAGCCCGTCAGCGCATGGGCCGTATGTCGATGATATTGTTTGCACTATGCCTCGTCGCATTTGTGAGTATGGGCGCCTGGATCTATACCAATGTGAGCGTGAAAAACCGGTATCTATCGGCTGATGAACGACGTGAATTACAGGCTACTTTCGAAAAAACATACCATAAATACGCCAATAGATTGCAGCCTAAAATCACCAGCGCCAATGTCAATGTCGATGTCTTTCCCGATGAGTTTAAGGCCGTCGCTTCGGGGAGTTTTACGATAGTGAACAAGGGCAATCACCCGCTCGATTCGCTGCATCTGACCCTGCCTGCCGACAACTTTCATCGTAAACTCACCTCCTTTACGATCAATGGGCAGGCCCCCCGGTTAATTCTGGACGATAACGATCTGGGGTATTACATCTATCGGTTGCCTCAGCAACTAAATCCGGGCGATACGGCCCGCATGGAAATGGTCGTGACGGGTCAGTATGTCGGCTTTAGCAACAGTGGCGACAGTCGGGATGTGCTGGCGAATGGTACCTTTTTCAATGTAGGCATTTTCCCTTCGTTCGGCTACGACGAAAGCCTGGAACTGACCAGCGATAAGTACCGAAAAAAATATGATCTGCCGATAAAACAATGGGCATTGCCTGCCCAGAACGACCCGGCGGGGCTGCGCGATTTTCTGTTCACCGACGATGCCGATTGGGTAACGTTTCAGGGAACTATTTCGACCACGCCCGATCAGGTAGCTGTTATGCCGGGGCAACTCCAGAAAACCTGGGTGCAGAAAGGACCAGACGGAAAACCACGAAAGTATTTCAGGTACAAACTACCGGGCTTTTCTGATTATTTTTTCAGTATGTGTTCGGCTAAATATGGCATTAAGCGCGACACCTGGACGGGGTCTGATGGGCAAACTGTAGCGCTGGAAGTCTACCACCATCCTGGTCATGACCGCAATCTCGATCGGTTCATCGCGAGTATGAAAGCGTCGTTGAGCTATTATACTAAAAACTATGCTCCCTATCCGTATCCGGTGTTGCGGGTGCTTGAGTTCCCTCGGTATGCGTCGTTTGCACAGTCGTTTCCAACTACAGTACCTTATTCGGAGGAGTTTGGCTGGGTTGGCGATTTTCGTGATCCCGACAAGACCGACTATGCCTACTATGTAACAGCTCACGAAGTTGCCCACCAGTGGTGGGGGCATCAGATTATGCCAAGCCGAACACGCGGGGCGAATCAGATTTCGGAAACAATGGCCGAATACTCGGCGCTGATGGTGCTTAAGCAACGCTACAGTGCCGATGCGATGCCGAAATTTTTGAAGTATAGCCTGGATCGGTATCTGAGCGGACGAGCGAATGAAGACAAATTTGAAGCTACAATGCTCAACAACGATACACGATCGTATGTATGGTATCAGAAAGGGTCGATGCTGATGTATGCCCTGCAGGATTATATTGGCGAAGAACGGGTTAACCAGGCGATGAACAACTACATGAAAGCGGCCCGGTTTCGGCAAAAAGCTCCTTTTACAACCTCGCTGGAATGGTATAGCTTCCTGAAAGCCGCCACGCCCGATTCGCTAAAACCCTGGTTGACCGATAATTTCGAAAAGCTCACCCTGTATGACAATCGCATCACCAAAGCCGAGGCAAAATCAGTCGGAAACGGGCAATATAAGGTGAAATTATATGTTCGCTCGGCAACCGAATATTACGACAAAGCGGGTAAGGAAATAGCCAAAGGCAAAGCGCCGGTTATTGCCGACATTGCCGTTTTGGCCGACGATAGCAAAAACAAAGATGGGCTGACGATGAAAGTACCGCTATTTATGCAGAAGCGTAGCCTGACACCTGGCGAGCACGTTATCGAAGTAACCGTGAAAGGAAAACCCAGTAAAGCCGGTATCGACCCATACAACAAACTGATCGACCGCGTTTCCGACGATAATGTGGTAAAGGTTGATTTACTTTAA
- a CDS encoding ABC transporter ATP-binding protein: MKLEINHLSKTYANGVHALKDVSLTIPQGMFGLLGPNGAGKSSLMRTIATLQEADSGNIRLTGLPDGDLDVLMQKDSVRRVLGYLPQEFGVYPRVSAEAMLDHIATLKGIANSRERKEIVSGLLQKVNLYSVRKKNLGTYSGGMKQRFGIAQALIGSPRLIIVDEPTAGLDPAERNRFHNLLSEIGENTIVILSTHIVEDVTNLCSEMAIICLGEVVATGDPNDLVTELNGKIWQKFVEKSEIETYRQNVRVISTQLKGGKTRLHAYSDLPLSGFDPISPDLEDVYFAKITEKMDVITV; the protein is encoded by the coding sequence ATGAAGCTCGAAATAAACCATCTTTCCAAAACATACGCCAATGGTGTTCATGCCCTAAAAGATGTGTCACTCACAATTCCGCAGGGGATGTTCGGTTTGCTGGGCCCTAACGGAGCCGGGAAATCATCGCTGATGCGCACAATTGCCACCTTGCAGGAAGCCGATAGCGGAAATATTCGGCTAACCGGACTACCAGATGGCGATCTGGATGTGTTGATGCAGAAGGATTCGGTTCGGCGCGTACTTGGCTATCTGCCTCAGGAGTTTGGTGTTTATCCGCGAGTATCGGCCGAGGCTATGCTCGATCATATTGCAACGTTAAAGGGAATTGCCAACAGCCGCGAGCGAAAGGAAATTGTTAGCGGGCTCTTGCAGAAAGTGAATCTTTATTCGGTTCGGAAGAAAAATCTGGGTACGTATTCGGGGGGAATGAAACAGCGATTTGGCATTGCACAGGCGCTCATTGGTAGTCCACGACTGATTATCGTGGATGAACCTACGGCTGGTCTTGATCCGGCTGAGCGTAACCGGTTTCATAATTTGCTGTCGGAAATTGGCGAAAATACGATTGTGATTCTTTCGACACATATTGTTGAAGATGTAACGAACCTATGTTCGGAGATGGCGATCATTTGTCTGGGCGAAGTGGTGGCCACGGGCGATCCCAACGATCTGGTGACCGAACTAAACGGTAAAATCTGGCAGAAGTTTGTCGAAAAATCAGAAATTGAAACCTACCGGCAGAATGTGCGGGTCATTTCTACCCAGCTGAAGGGGGGTAAAACTCGTCTTCATGCTTACAGTGACTTGCCCCTGTCGGGTTTCGATCCGATTTCGCCCGACCTGGAGGATGTATACTTTGCGAAGATTACCGAGAAGATGGATGTAATAACGGTGTGA